A DNA window from Flavisolibacter ginsenosidimutans contains the following coding sequences:
- a CDS encoding fasciclin domain-containing protein, whose amino-acid sequence MSNITQVVNTEKNMTTLKKGIVASGLDQVLSGTGPFTVFAPSDMAFGKLESGTIESLLKPENKLKLTSLLNHHVVAGKINFKDLKDGDELKSLDGKKLSVKVKDAKVSIDGATVQNRDVASSNGVIHLLDTVLSN is encoded by the coding sequence ATGTCAAACATTACGCAAGTTGTCAACACTGAAAAGAACATGACAACACTAAAGAAAGGAATTGTTGCTTCAGGATTGGACCAGGTTTTAAGCGGCACCGGGCCGTTCACTGTTTTCGCGCCTTCCGACATGGCCTTTGGCAAATTGGAAAGCGGAACAATTGAAAGCCTGTTAAAGCCAGAAAACAAGCTTAAACTAACGTCCTTGTTAAACCATCACGTGGTGGCGGGCAAAATTAATTTTAAAGACCTCAAAGACGGCGACGAGCTGAAAAGCTTAGATGGAAAAAAGCTCTCGGTGAAAGTGAAAGATGCCAAAGTGAGCATTGATGGTGCAACGGTTCAAAACCGTGACGTGGCTTCGTCTAACGGTGTGATACATTTACTGGATACGGTCTTAAGCAATTAA
- a CDS encoding ankyrin repeat domain-containing protein, whose amino-acid sequence MSKYMLAKKQKPLAFQPSFIRRLLAVQSRSRTLLFIVALLFCIVNAKTQGASTDSTKATLLFQTIRLGDAAKLEVLLKASANPNAVMDSYSALMAAALNGSAEEIKLLLDYGADLNYRNVDSITALWLAVPDQEKTVLLLERGAKPGVRSREGNTVLVKLAGIPGSAGLMQQLIEKGCSPRSSGFNNDIMYNAAMSGDTAIVDLLIRYGVSVSDTSFLGDYPVNAAVNYRCFSTLQMLVEHGADVNVSPKNAVLPLLIGITPLMWAAISNDKPSFFYLLDHGANPNARSPRGYTPLMFLAMANVDDPEMTLALIKHGADPGMQAPDVTDALFYASQKGNTKSVEILSNYKQQKH is encoded by the coding sequence ATGAGTAAGTACATGTTGGCAAAAAAGCAAAAGCCACTTGCCTTTCAACCTTCTTTCATAAGACGGTTGCTCGCTGTTCAATCTCGTTCACGAACGTTGCTTTTCATCGTTGCTCTGTTGTTTTGTATCGTCAATGCAAAAACGCAAGGAGCGTCTACCGATAGCACAAAAGCAACCTTGTTGTTTCAGACCATTCGCTTGGGGGATGCTGCCAAACTCGAAGTGCTGCTGAAAGCAAGCGCAAATCCCAATGCTGTAATGGATAGTTATTCCGCACTGATGGCCGCTGCGCTTAACGGTTCAGCTGAAGAAATAAAATTGTTACTTGACTACGGTGCCGATCTTAATTACCGCAACGTGGACAGTATTACGGCGTTATGGCTTGCGGTTCCCGACCAGGAAAAGACAGTCCTTCTTTTAGAGCGAGGCGCCAAGCCAGGTGTGCGTTCCCGCGAAGGCAATACGGTGTTAGTGAAGCTGGCTGGCATTCCTGGCAGCGCTGGGCTAATGCAACAGCTTATTGAGAAAGGATGCAGCCCGCGAAGCAGTGGCTTCAATAATGATATTATGTACAACGCCGCCATGTCTGGTGATACGGCCATTGTTGATCTGTTGATCCGCTACGGTGTGAGTGTAAGCGACACATCCTTCCTTGGTGATTACCCGGTAAATGCCGCCGTCAATTATCGTTGCTTTTCCACGCTGCAGATGTTGGTAGAACACGGCGCTGATGTAAACGTGAGTCCGAAAAACGCTGTATTGCCGCTGCTCATTGGCATTACACCTCTTATGTGGGCAGCTATCAGCAACGACAAACCTTCTTTTTTCTATTTACTTGATCACGGTGCTAATCCCAACGCAAGATCGCCCCGCGGCTATACGCCGTTGATGTTCCTTGCAATGGCGAACGTTGACGATCCAGAGATGACCCTTGCCTTAATAAAGCACGGTGCCGATCCAGGGATGCAAGCCCCAGACGTTACGGATGCTTTGTTCTACGCAAGCCAAAAGGGCAACACCAAATCCGTGGAGATCCTTTCCAATTACAAGCAACAGAAACACTAA
- a CDS encoding nuclear transport factor 2-like protein, which produces MKRILLLPAFAFIVFSFNANAQHKNVRQVKSTNAEQPYKIENNNLSIGNMAYAQKVLRAWKDFDNNTLDNSASLFAEDIVATFPDGTMIKGRDSFLKMAKDGRNSFAGVSSSVSACTTLKTPDHPESEAVAIWGMETDTNKDGTVSKNHLNEIWFFNKEGKVFEFHQMLAKDPDDKKQ; this is translated from the coding sequence ATGAAACGCATTCTTCTCCTTCCTGCCTTTGCCTTTATCGTCTTTTCCTTTAACGCCAACGCCCAACACAAAAATGTACGGCAAGTAAAAAGCACCAATGCAGAACAACCCTACAAAATTGAAAACAACAATTTGAGTATCGGTAACATGGCCTACGCACAAAAGGTGCTTCGGGCCTGGAAAGACTTTGACAACAATACTTTGGACAATTCAGCTTCCCTTTTTGCAGAGGACATCGTGGCAACTTTCCCCGACGGTACGATGATCAAAGGGAGGGACAGTTTTTTAAAAATGGCAAAGGATGGAAGGAACAGCTTTGCCGGCGTCTCCAGCAGCGTTTCTGCCTGCACAACTCTGAAAACACCCGATCACCCCGAAAGTGAGGCCGTAGCCATCTGGGGCATGGAAACCGACACAAACAAAGACGGAACGGTGAGCAAAAACCACCTGAACGAAATCTGGTTCTTTAACAAAGAAGGAAAGGTCTTCGAGTTTCACCAGATGCTGGCCAAGGATCCCGACGACAAAAAACAGTAA
- a CDS encoding DUF1003 domain-containing protein, with product MQTQVEQFLKDESDHIAKLHLIVQRTIEEEKLVIENLLHPPKEIISPGEKISDKVALFGGSWKFIILFGIILVAWILFNVFAPKRSIFDAYPFILMNLVLSTIAALQAPVILMSQNRQEEKDRIRSENDYLINLKAEMQIRSLHQKMDVLIEDQIKTLYETQARQFEMLEEINRKLDKLQGKENN from the coding sequence ATGCAAACCCAAGTAGAGCAGTTTCTGAAAGATGAAAGCGATCACATTGCAAAGCTGCACCTGATTGTTCAACGGACAATCGAGGAAGAAAAACTGGTAATTGAAAACTTGCTGCACCCGCCAAAGGAAATTATCAGTCCGGGTGAAAAAATCTCTGATAAAGTGGCCTTATTCGGTGGTAGCTGGAAGTTTATTATACTCTTTGGAATTATCCTGGTCGCCTGGATACTCTTCAACGTGTTCGCGCCCAAACGCAGTATTTTCGATGCCTATCCTTTTATTCTTATGAACCTGGTTCTTTCAACCATCGCCGCACTTCAAGCTCCGGTTATTCTAATGAGCCAAAACCGCCAGGAAGAAAAAGACAGGATAAGAAGCGAGAACGACTACCTCATTAACCTGAAAGCTGAAATGCAAATTCGCAGCCTTCACCAAAAAATGGACGTGCTAATTGAAGACCAAATTAAAACACTTTACGAAACGCAAGCCCGGCAGTTTGAAATGCTGGAAGAAATCAATCGCAAACTCGATAAGCTGCAAGGAAAAGAAAACAATTAA
- a CDS encoding TIR domain-containing protein encodes MKIRIFLSSSSEHSSIAKALEVNLAGEGFEPTLWSREAHGAGQYNLEALLREAKGSDFGIFVFAPDGQLTIRGELFNVVRDNVLFELGVFIGILGRSRCFIVQSTEQPVRLPSDLDGITTLKVDPQRSDGNLRRSFGPIVTTIADLVLNTAKAQVSDFTTNDLKLLNSCKDTSMPSNQAAKTFGDMPTAWDDKLCMRFVKLLESGLIKSTGATEIEATRSGKLLAEAVQF; translated from the coding sequence ATGAAAATTCGAATCTTTCTTAGTTCATCCTCAGAACATTCGTCGATTGCAAAAGCACTGGAAGTCAATCTTGCCGGTGAGGGTTTTGAGCCAACGCTTTGGTCTCGTGAGGCGCACGGGGCGGGTCAGTACAACCTTGAAGCGTTGCTTCGGGAGGCGAAAGGCTCTGACTTTGGGATTTTTGTGTTTGCCCCTGACGGCCAACTTACCATCCGTGGTGAATTGTTTAATGTCGTACGGGACAACGTTTTGTTTGAACTGGGCGTGTTTATTGGGATCCTGGGCCGCAGCCGTTGCTTCATCGTCCAAAGCACGGAACAACCCGTGCGGCTACCTTCAGATTTAGACGGCATAACGACGTTGAAAGTGGATCCACAGCGCTCCGATGGCAATCTGCGCAGGTCTTTTGGGCCCATTGTAACCACCATCGCTGACCTTGTGCTCAACACAGCCAAGGCCCAAGTTTCAGACTTCACGACAAACGATTTGAAGCTGCTGAATTCCTGTAAGGATACGAGCATGCCTTCCAACCAAGCCGCCAAAACCTTTGGCGACATGCCGACAGCGTGGGACGATAAGCTATGCATGCGCTTTGTGAAACTGCTTGAAAGTGGCCTAATTAAAAGCACCGGTGCTACGGAAATTGAAGCAACGCGCAGCGGCAAACTGCTCGCAGAAGCTGTCCAATTCTAA
- a CDS encoding LytTR family DNA-binding domain-containing protein: MSSLEEVLPANLLLRIHRSYIISWSKISTFTNHDVENGGIEIPIGRLYAQSKAFTPMKTPIIFAWPKRFPVPLFGVE; the protein is encoded by the coding sequence ATTTCTTCGCTTGAAGAAGTTTTACCGGCAAATTTATTACTTCGCATTCACCGCTCCTATATAATTTCATGGAGCAAAATTTCCACCTTCACCAACCACGATGTGGAAAACGGCGGAATAGAAATCCCGATAGGGCGTCTTTATGCTCAATCAAAGGCATTTACACCCATGAAAACACCCATCATTTTTGCATGGCCCAAAAGATTTCCAGTGCCTCTTTTTGGAGTGGAGTAA
- a CDS encoding sugar-binding domain-containing protein: MNDQNDPVTRRFFLTITGITTAGTLLYPKTALFAKAVEPQLPTPGAISLAGTWRFALDRNNTGAQGGWFKKPLAPEANISLPGILQTQGYGDEITADTKFVAALPRDMRWYLLPQYKPYTVPGNVQVPYLSQPVRHYLGVAWYQRDIVVPEEWAEKRIELLLERTRWQTDVYIDDKLIGSNRSLVAPHTFDLGVLKPGKHILTIRIDNSMLKPDYRPDGHAVSDAEGSTWNGIVGRIELSATSPVWIEDAQVFPNLKNKSAQVRVSIGNASGKAGTGNLSAGGVTIPVEWDATGGKGTIDVPMPNARPWSEFTPELQHLSLTLKGGEADHQGQVTFGMREISTEGNRILVNGEQLQLRFTHDGGGFPLTGYPATDVATWKKIIGICKTWGLNGTRFHSWCPPEAAFSAADELGFYLQPECGMWNSFDADGKMLAVLNDETARLLKAYGNHPSFVMLAATNEPAGRYATQLPGWDKAWKEADPRRVYSDGTGRWAPPPAGKGTAFAADYLVTGSPARGPRGWFGGDYEEALNVIRGGVKIPCVGHEIGQYCAYPDFGIIEKFAGKGKYAAFPQGIGWGKVPYMQPGNYIIMRDSAKKHGLLQRNKALAHASGKFQVACYKEEIEALLRTGSYSGYQLLDLHDYLGQGGALIGMLDAFWEEKGYVTAEEFKRFNNTTVPLLRLKERIFTTDQSLSATAEVAHFGPAPLKSVTPTWRILNSSGKSVMTGSLPTCEISRGSGQALGTITASLAKLPAPASYSLVLELPGTGFSNHWTFWLYPAGLSTRIPGDVLVTASWEEAKAQLIKGKKVLFLSGVPEKPSPDLALTTSPIFWNRLMNPNRTWMLGLLNDSKHASLAQFPTEDNCDWQWVNLLPKTTAMNMEALPSSLTSVVQPIDDWNRNLRLSLLFECAVGNGKLMVTSFDLSDKTIAQQTVAKALRESVLNYMASPKFKPQNKLTVDELEAWVPTRYIAPVILNSPPATGDVADPGQIKQ; this comes from the coding sequence ATGAATGATCAAAACGATCCAGTGACCCGACGCTTCTTTCTAACTATAACAGGCATCACCACTGCTGGGACACTGCTTTATCCAAAAACTGCGCTGTTTGCAAAAGCCGTCGAGCCTCAGTTGCCAACGCCGGGCGCAATCTCCCTTGCCGGGACGTGGCGGTTTGCGCTGGACAGAAACAACACCGGCGCACAAGGTGGTTGGTTCAAGAAGCCTCTGGCACCGGAGGCTAACATCTCTTTACCAGGCATCCTGCAAACCCAAGGCTATGGCGACGAAATCACGGCGGACACCAAATTCGTTGCAGCGCTTCCCCGCGACATGCGGTGGTATCTTCTGCCGCAATACAAGCCGTACACGGTACCGGGCAACGTGCAGGTTCCCTATCTTTCGCAGCCTGTGCGTCATTATTTGGGTGTGGCTTGGTATCAGCGGGATATAGTGGTGCCGGAGGAGTGGGCAGAAAAACGGATAGAGCTATTGCTTGAACGGACGCGTTGGCAAACCGATGTTTATATCGATGATAAACTAATTGGTAGCAATCGGTCGCTGGTGGCTCCGCATACGTTTGACCTCGGTGTATTAAAGCCGGGCAAACATATCCTGACCATCCGCATCGACAACAGCATGTTGAAGCCGGATTATCGCCCCGATGGTCATGCTGTTTCTGACGCCGAAGGTTCAACCTGGAACGGCATTGTTGGTCGTATTGAACTGTCCGCGACCTCCCCCGTTTGGATCGAAGATGCACAAGTCTTCCCAAATCTTAAGAATAAATCGGCGCAGGTTCGCGTTAGCATTGGCAATGCGAGTGGCAAAGCCGGAACCGGAAACCTTTCGGCAGGCGGCGTGACGATACCTGTGGAATGGGATGCCACCGGAGGCAAAGGAACGATTGACGTGCCGATGCCGAATGCACGTCCATGGTCTGAGTTTACACCGGAATTGCAGCATCTTAGTTTGACTCTAAAGGGCGGCGAAGCAGACCACCAAGGGCAGGTCACATTCGGTATGCGTGAAATCAGTACCGAAGGAAACCGCATCTTGGTGAACGGTGAGCAGCTACAACTTCGCTTTACCCATGACGGCGGTGGATTTCCGCTGACCGGCTATCCTGCTACTGACGTTGCTACATGGAAGAAAATCATCGGCATTTGTAAAACCTGGGGCTTGAACGGCACCCGTTTCCATTCCTGGTGCCCGCCCGAGGCTGCCTTTAGCGCTGCCGATGAACTGGGCTTTTACCTTCAGCCGGAGTGCGGCATGTGGAATTCGTTTGACGCCGACGGCAAGATGCTGGCCGTTCTTAACGACGAAACCGCACGGCTGCTAAAAGCTTACGGCAATCATCCTTCCTTCGTGATGCTGGCCGCAACGAATGAACCGGCAGGCCGTTATGCAACACAACTTCCGGGCTGGGACAAAGCCTGGAAAGAAGCAGACCCGCGCCGCGTTTACAGCGATGGTACAGGAAGATGGGCGCCACCGCCGGCAGGAAAAGGAACAGCCTTCGCCGCTGATTATCTTGTAACCGGCAGCCCGGCACGAGGACCCAGAGGATGGTTTGGAGGAGATTACGAAGAGGCTTTGAACGTGATACGCGGTGGTGTCAAAATTCCGTGCGTTGGTCACGAGATCGGGCAATACTGTGCTTACCCCGATTTTGGCATCATTGAAAAGTTTGCCGGCAAAGGCAAGTATGCTGCGTTTCCGCAGGGTATTGGCTGGGGTAAAGTTCCGTATATGCAACCGGGCAACTACATCATTATGCGCGACAGTGCCAAAAAGCACGGGCTTCTACAGCGAAACAAGGCGTTAGCCCATGCCTCCGGTAAATTCCAAGTTGCTTGTTACAAGGAGGAGATTGAAGCGCTGCTCCGCACCGGTTCTTATTCAGGCTACCAATTGCTTGACTTGCATGACTACTTGGGTCAGGGCGGTGCGCTTATCGGCATGCTGGATGCTTTTTGGGAAGAAAAGGGATATGTAACCGCTGAAGAATTCAAACGCTTTAATAACACCACGGTTCCCTTGCTTCGTTTGAAGGAACGCATTTTTACAACCGACCAAAGTTTGAGTGCGACGGCTGAAGTGGCGCATTTTGGGCCGGCACCTCTCAAGTCAGTTACGCCTACGTGGCGCATTTTAAACAGCAGCGGAAAATCAGTGATGACTGGCAGTCTTCCCACGTGTGAGATATCCCGCGGCAGTGGCCAAGCATTGGGAACCATCACCGCTTCACTTGCCAAACTGCCTGCCCCTGCATCTTATTCACTTGTCCTTGAGCTTCCTGGAACGGGTTTCAGTAATCATTGGACCTTTTGGCTTTATCCTGCGGGGCTGAGCACCCGAATTCCAGGCGATGTTCTCGTTACTGCTTCCTGGGAAGAAGCAAAGGCTCAGTTAATAAAAGGAAAAAAAGTGTTGTTTCTCTCCGGCGTTCCGGAAAAACCGTCACCTGACTTGGCATTAACCACTTCACCCATTTTCTGGAACCGGCTCATGAACCCAAACCGGACGTGGATGCTTGGACTTTTGAACGATTCGAAACATGCCTCTCTTGCCCAATTTCCGACAGAGGATAATTGCGACTGGCAGTGGGTCAATTTGCTTCCAAAGACAACTGCGATGAACATGGAAGCGCTTCCTTCTTCACTAACATCCGTCGTGCAGCCAATCGATGATTGGAACCGCAACCTGCGGCTTTCCCTATTGTTTGAATGCGCGGTTGGCAATGGCAAATTGATGGTGACATCCTTTGACCTATCCGATAAGACTATAGCGCAACAAACGGTAGCCAAAGCACTGCGCGAATCGGTCTTGAATTACATGGCCTCGCCGAAATTTAAACCGCAGAATAAGCTAACGGTGGACGAACTCGAAGCGTGGGTGCCTACCCGGTACATAGCACCCGTTATCTTGAACTCGCCTCCTGCAACAGGTGACGTAGCGGATCCCGGGCAGATAAAACAGTGA
- a CDS encoding caspase family protein: MIVGINDYYSKPGIKSEQSLQGCVNDARAIKKLLLNRFGFKEANVQTLYNAEATRSRVLNLMRQTLKSCKLGDAFVFYYSGHGAWMRNDYEVDSVKKKMSQAMVMSDLYAPGLDCLLTDEDAKKVLNEFVDKKVVVTDICDCCYSGNGRMAIFPGIEFWTPLLPLPAEKSLDLHDIPYVPVSVVQKPLGCAIDSLGYYVNETDTDGDGVPDCEDWEPNTPLGMPVDSLGATVPISADQYIDFARKDPRFTDTTLYEGKTALSADDRSFDLKAALRVNYRPTERRPSERTQSRYLYLAASTDREKASEITDETGTQHGAFTKALLTVYKENPAGLLVSALLTKITELIKQQKYSHTPTYHFDPGRLAGNLLGIGDSGFSNTVTATCTGVKGTVVTLDKGLDDGLGKGNVFTGAERDQVLRVTAVDSTSAVAILKSGSVKKGQTFRLTNKRIASAPLVKLYIPEMQMIPAQYDAFFQKKVRPFLSLNFGFGYADFHSSPAERATRVVVFDDAVKHHDAPAPSAHTAPYTVVFLPVPSFVTTALKEKVKKHQNIELVNSIEKADFVLYLNYAKARPEKPGSFGFFYHPCLDHPGENVPPVFTKDVVETQRLQLSGSKQRDLLQKLYALTRRAIRYKSLVWINDDPKP, translated from the coding sequence GTGATCGTCGGCATCAATGATTATTATAGCAAACCGGGTATCAAGAGCGAGCAAAGCCTGCAGGGATGTGTGAACGACGCCAGGGCCATAAAAAAGCTGCTGCTAAACCGCTTTGGTTTTAAGGAAGCCAACGTTCAGACCTTGTACAATGCCGAGGCCACGCGAAGCCGCGTGCTGAACCTGATGCGCCAGACGTTGAAAAGCTGCAAACTGGGCGATGCCTTTGTGTTTTATTATTCCGGCCACGGTGCGTGGATGAGGAATGACTATGAAGTAGACTCGGTAAAAAAGAAAATGAGCCAGGCCATGGTGATGAGCGACCTGTACGCGCCGGGCCTTGATTGCCTGTTGACCGACGAAGATGCGAAAAAAGTCCTCAATGAATTTGTTGACAAGAAGGTGGTGGTGACGGATATATGCGACTGCTGCTACAGCGGGAACGGGCGCATGGCGATATTTCCGGGGATAGAATTTTGGACGCCGCTTCTCCCTCTCCCAGCCGAGAAGAGCCTCGATCTGCACGACATTCCCTATGTACCTGTATCGGTCGTGCAGAAGCCGTTGGGCTGCGCTATTGACTCTTTGGGATATTACGTTAACGAGACAGACACAGACGGTGATGGTGTGCCGGACTGCGAGGATTGGGAACCCAATACACCCCTTGGAATGCCGGTGGACTCACTGGGCGCAACGGTGCCAATTTCAGCCGATCAATATATTGATTTTGCGCGCAAAGATCCACGCTTTACCGACACGACACTTTATGAAGGAAAAACAGCGCTTTCCGCGGACGATCGTTCTTTCGACTTGAAAGCCGCACTGCGTGTAAACTATAGGCCTACTGAACGGCGACCGTCGGAACGCACCCAGAGCCGCTATTTGTACCTCGCTGCGTCAACCGACAGGGAAAAAGCATCGGAGATAACTGACGAAACGGGCACGCAGCACGGCGCTTTTACCAAAGCCTTGCTTACTGTCTACAAAGAGAATCCCGCTGGCTTGCTCGTTTCGGCATTGCTAACTAAAATAACAGAACTAATCAAGCAGCAAAAGTATTCTCACACCCCGACCTACCACTTTGATCCGGGTCGCCTTGCCGGAAATTTACTTGGCATTGGTGACAGCGGCTTTTCCAACACCGTAACGGCCACTTGTACCGGTGTGAAGGGCACGGTGGTTACCCTTGACAAAGGCCTCGATGACGGCCTTGGTAAAGGAAACGTTTTTACTGGTGCTGAAAGAGATCAGGTGCTTCGGGTTACGGCCGTCGACTCAACTTCCGCTGTCGCGATCCTAAAGTCCGGCAGCGTTAAAAAAGGGCAAACGTTCCGTCTCACAAACAAGCGCATTGCGTCAGCGCCGCTCGTGAAGCTGTACATTCCGGAAATGCAGATGATACCCGCTCAATACGACGCTTTTTTCCAAAAGAAAGTCCGGCCTTTTCTTTCATTGAACTTTGGATTTGGCTATGCCGATTTTCATTCTTCCCCAGCCGAGAGGGCGACTAGAGTCGTCGTGTTTGATGATGCAGTAAAGCATCATGACGCTCCTGCTCCGAGCGCACACACAGCGCCGTACACTGTGGTGTTTCTACCCGTACCAAGTTTTGTTACCACGGCTTTGAAGGAAAAGGTGAAGAAGCATCAAAACATTGAGTTGGTCAACAGCATCGAAAAAGCCGATTTTGTTTTGTACCTCAATTATGCAAAAGCACGACCGGAAAAACCGGGTTCTTTTGGTTTTTTTTATCATCCCTGTTTGGACCATCCGGGTGAAAATGTCCCGCCTGTTTTTACTAAAGATGTAGTCGAGACCCAGCGGCTGCAATTATCCGGCAGTAAGCAGCGGGATCTTTTGCAAAAATTATACGCTCTTACCAGAAGGGCAATCCGTTATAAATCGCTGGTTTGGATCAACGATGACCCCAAGCCGTAA
- a CDS encoding prenyltransferase/squalene oxidase repeat-containing protein, whose protein sequence is MNRKIIYALLLLCVSGVGMTALVSWNTKDPRPSAEAIRTAVTKSFSLLQTSGVKFIMQGRCASCHHNTLTSMIAEKMRAKGLGEVDTTARMRTMAMSNGLHFIGNPNLNNQFIQAKFITPYILLGLAAEKYPADFNTDVSVAYLMSQQLTDGSFKAEYMRPPLECGDVHLTAFAIRAIQLYASPAQAAQTKKMVQLTRIWLEKQTPAMQQELAMQLLGLAWSGSDAAAKKKVADRLYAMQNSDGGWSQLPTLKSDAYATGQALYALAESSQILEHDADYQRGIAYLLKTQESSGAWIVMTRSNPIQPYLNADFPPYDENQFISAAASNWATLALMDALPAK, encoded by the coding sequence ATGAACCGGAAAATAATTTATGCCTTGCTTCTTCTTTGTGTGAGTGGTGTAGGAATGACTGCTTTAGTAAGTTGGAACACGAAAGATCCCAGGCCAAGTGCAGAAGCGATCCGAACGGCCGTTACCAAAAGTTTTTCGCTGCTGCAAACTAGCGGCGTCAAATTTATTATGCAGGGCAGGTGCGCCTCTTGCCATCACAATACACTGACTTCGATGATTGCCGAAAAAATGAGAGCCAAAGGCTTGGGTGAAGTGGATACAACTGCCCGAATGCGAACAATGGCCATGAGCAATGGGCTTCACTTCATTGGCAATCCAAACCTTAATAACCAATTTATTCAGGCAAAGTTCATAACCCCTTATATTTTGCTTGGCCTTGCCGCAGAGAAGTACCCCGCTGATTTTAATACCGACGTCTCTGTAGCCTACCTCATGAGCCAGCAGTTGACGGATGGAAGTTTCAAAGCCGAGTACATGCGTCCACCCTTGGAATGTGGCGACGTTCATCTGACAGCCTTCGCCATTCGCGCCATTCAGCTCTATGCGTCGCCAGCACAAGCGGCGCAAACAAAAAAGATGGTACAACTCACGAGAATTTGGCTCGAGAAACAGACGCCGGCCATGCAGCAGGAACTCGCTATGCAACTTTTGGGGCTTGCATGGAGCGGCAGCGATGCAGCTGCCAAGAAAAAGGTAGCTGACAGACTCTATGCTATGCAAAATAGCGACGGTGGATGGTCGCAACTACCGACCTTGAAAAGCGATGCTTATGCAACCGGGCAGGCGCTTTATGCATTAGCGGAGTCAAGCCAAATCCTTGAACACGATGCCGACTATCAGCGCGGTATAGCGTATCTGCTGAAAACACAAGAGTCTTCCGGTGCTTGGATAGTCATGACTCGGTCAAACCCGATTCAGCCATATCTCAATGCTGATTTTCCGCCCTATGATGAAAACCAATTTATCTCGGCTGCCGCCTCCAACTGGGCGACACTTGCATTAATGGATGCCTTACCAGCTAAATAG